One stretch of Eretmochelys imbricata isolate rEreImb1 chromosome 1, rEreImb1.hap1, whole genome shotgun sequence DNA includes these proteins:
- the EEF1AKMT1 gene encoding EEF1A lysine methyltransferase 1 — MGDDDDDDIPQLSSHTLAALQEFYIDQRQREGIKISQGFKQYSFGSIEEDWQLSQFWYDDETALCLANEAVLAAGRGGRIACVSAPSVYQKLKEQDGKDFSVCVLEYDKRFSVYGEEFIFYDYNNPLNLPGNLIPHSFDIVLADPPYLSEECLRKTAETVKYLTKGKILLCTGAVMEEQAAKHLGVKMCNFTPKHTRNLANEFRCYVNYDSGLDRDSSCSECT, encoded by the exons ATGggtgatgatgatgacgatgacATCCCTCAGCTTTCATCCCATACACTGGCTGCCCTGCAGGAGTTCTATATAGATCAGCGACAGAGAGAGGGCATAAAGATCTCCCAAGGATTTAAACAGTATTCCTTTGGCTCAATAGAAGAGGACTGG CAATTGAGCCAGTTTTGGTATGATGATGAAACTGCATTATGCCTGGCTAATGAAGCTGTTCTGGCAGCTGGAAGAGGTGGCAG GATAGCGTGTGTTAGTGCTCCAAGTGTTTACCAGAAACTGAAAGAACAGGATGGCAAAGATTTTTCCGTGTGTGTACTGGAATATGACAAAAGATTTTCTGTATATGGAGAGGAATTTATCTTCTATGATTACAACAATCCATTGAATTTACCTGGAAATCTCATACCACACAGTTTTGACATAGTATTAGCGGATCCACCCTATCTGTCTGAGGAGTGTCTCAGAAAAACAGCAGAGACAGTCAAATACTTAACAAAAGGAAAGATTCTGCTCTGTACAG gTGCAGTCATGGAGGAGCAGGCAGCGAAGCATCTTGGTGTGAAGATGTGCAATTTTACTCCAAAACATACACGAAACTTAGCCAACGAATTTCGATGTTATGTGAATTATGATTCTGGACTAGACCGTGATTCTAGCTGTTCAGAGTGTACATAA